The following proteins are encoded in a genomic region of Rattus rattus isolate New Zealand chromosome 2, Rrattus_CSIRO_v1, whole genome shotgun sequence:
- the Fads1 gene encoding acyl-CoA (8-3)-desaturase isoform X2, with the protein MAPDPVQTPDPASAQLRQMRYFTWEEVAQRSGREKERWLVIDRKVYNISDFIRRHPGGSRVISHYAGQDATDPFVAFHINKGLVRKYMNSLLIGELAPEQPSFEPTKNKALTDEFRELRATVERMGLMKANHLFFLFYLLHILLLDVAAWLTLWIFGTSLVPFTLCAVLLSTVQAQAGWLQHDFGHLSVFSTSTWNHLVHHFVIGHLKGAPASWWNHMHFQHHAKPNCFRKDPDINMHPLFFALGKVLSVELGKEKKKHMPYNHQHKYFFLIGPPALLPLYFQWYIFYFVVQRKKWVDLAWMLSFYARVFFTYMPLLGLKGFLCLFFIVRFLESNWFVWVTQMNHIPMHIDHDRNVDWVSTQLQATCNVHQSAFNNWFSGHLNFQIEHHLFPTMPRHNYHKVAPLVQSLCAKYGIKYESKPLLTAFADIVYSLKESGQLWLDAYLHQ; encoded by the exons ATGGCTCCCGACCCGGTGCAGACCCCTGACCCGGCCTCCGCCCAGCTCCGCCAAATGCGCTACTTTACTTGGGAGGAGGTGGCACAGCGCTCCGGGAGGGAGAAGGAGCGATGGCTCGTGATCGACCGGAAGGTGTACAACATCAGCGACTTCATTCGCCGCCACCCGGGAGGCTCCCGGGTCATCAGCCACTACGCTGGTCAGGATGCCACG GATCCTTTTGTGGCATTCCACATTAACAAGGGCCTTGTGAGAAAGTATATGAACTCTCTTCTGATTGGAGAACTAGCTCCGGAGCAGCCCAGCTTTGAACCCACCAAGAAT AAGGCGCTCACTGATGAATTCCGGGAGCTGCGGGCCACAGTGGAGCGAATGGGCCTCATGAAAGCCaaccatctcttcttcctcttctatctgCTGCACATCCTGCTGCTGGACGTGGCCGCCTGGCTCACTCTTTGGATCTTTGGAACTTCCTTGGTGCCCTTCACCCTCTGTGCAGTGCTGCTCAGTACAGTTCAG GCCCAGGCAGGTTGGCTACAGCATGACTTTGGGCACCTGTCCGTCTTCAGCACCTCAACATGGAATCACCTGGTACATCATTTTGTCATTGGCCACCTGAAG GGGGCCCCAGCCAGCTGGTGGAACCACATGCATTTCCAGCACCACGCCAAGCCCAACTGCTTCCGCAAAGACCCCGATATCAACATGCATCCCCTCTTCTTCGCCCTGGGGAAGGTCCTTTCTGTGGAG cttgggaaagaaaagaagaagcacATGCCATACAACCATCAGCACAAGTACTTCTTCCTGA TTGGACCCCCAGCCTTGCTGCCTCTCTACTTCCAGTGgtacattttctattttgttgttcaGCGGAAGAAATGGGTG GACTTGGCCTGGATGCTCAGCTTCTATGCCCGAGTCTTCTTCACTTACATGCCGCTGCTGGGGCTGAAAGGCTTCCTATGTCTTTTCTTCATTGTCAG GTTCCTGGAGAGCAACTGGTTTGTGTGGGTGACGCAGATGAACCATATCCCCATGCACATTGATCATGACCGGAATGTGGACTGGGTCTCCACCCAG CTACAGGCTACCTGCAACGTTCACCAGTCAGCCTTCAACAACTGGTTCAGTGGCCACCTCAATTTCCAGATTGAACACCA CCTCTTCCCTACCATGCCTCGACACAACTACCACAAGGTGGCACCCCTGGTACAATCTCTGTGTGCCAAGTACGGCATCAAGTATGAGTCCAAGCCCCTGCTCACGGCCTTCGCGGACATTGTTTA CTCCCTGAAGGAGTCAGGACAGCTCTGGCTGGATGCTTACCTTCACCAATAG
- the Fads1 gene encoding acyl-CoA (8-3)-desaturase isoform X1 — protein sequence MAPDPVQTPDPASAQLRQMRYFTWEEVAQRSGREKERWLVIDRKVYNISDFIRRHPGGSRVISHYAGQDATDPFVAFHINKGLVRKYMNSLLIGELAPEQPSFEPTKNLPPWEGLFKGWGATEKNSSPCLPQKALTDEFRELRATVERMGLMKANHLFFLFYLLHILLLDVAAWLTLWIFGTSLVPFTLCAVLLSTVQAQAGWLQHDFGHLSVFSTSTWNHLVHHFVIGHLKGAPASWWNHMHFQHHAKPNCFRKDPDINMHPLFFALGKVLSVELGKEKKKHMPYNHQHKYFFLIGPPALLPLYFQWYIFYFVVQRKKWVDLAWMLSFYARVFFTYMPLLGLKGFLCLFFIVRFLESNWFVWVTQMNHIPMHIDHDRNVDWVSTQLQATCNVHQSAFNNWFSGHLNFQIEHHLFPTMPRHNYHKVAPLVQSLCAKYGIKYESKPLLTAFADIVYSLKESGQLWLDAYLHQ from the exons ATGGCTCCCGACCCGGTGCAGACCCCTGACCCGGCCTCCGCCCAGCTCCGCCAAATGCGCTACTTTACTTGGGAGGAGGTGGCACAGCGCTCCGGGAGGGAGAAGGAGCGATGGCTCGTGATCGACCGGAAGGTGTACAACATCAGCGACTTCATTCGCCGCCACCCGGGAGGCTCCCGGGTCATCAGCCACTACGCTGGTCAGGATGCCACG GATCCTTTTGTGGCATTCCACATTAACAAGGGCCTTGTGAGAAAGTATATGAACTCTCTTCTGATTGGAGAACTAGCTCCGGAGCAGCCCAGCTTTGAACCCACCAAGAAT CTACCTCCCTGGGAGGGTCTCTTCAAGGGCTGGGGTGCCACTGAGAAGAATTCCAGCCCCTGTCTCCCACAGAAGGCGCTCACTGATGAATTCCGGGAGCTGCGGGCCACAGTGGAGCGAATGGGCCTCATGAAAGCCaaccatctcttcttcctcttctatctgCTGCACATCCTGCTGCTGGACGTGGCCGCCTGGCTCACTCTTTGGATCTTTGGAACTTCCTTGGTGCCCTTCACCCTCTGTGCAGTGCTGCTCAGTACAGTTCAG GCCCAGGCAGGTTGGCTACAGCATGACTTTGGGCACCTGTCCGTCTTCAGCACCTCAACATGGAATCACCTGGTACATCATTTTGTCATTGGCCACCTGAAG GGGGCCCCAGCCAGCTGGTGGAACCACATGCATTTCCAGCACCACGCCAAGCCCAACTGCTTCCGCAAAGACCCCGATATCAACATGCATCCCCTCTTCTTCGCCCTGGGGAAGGTCCTTTCTGTGGAG cttgggaaagaaaagaagaagcacATGCCATACAACCATCAGCACAAGTACTTCTTCCTGA TTGGACCCCCAGCCTTGCTGCCTCTCTACTTCCAGTGgtacattttctattttgttgttcaGCGGAAGAAATGGGTG GACTTGGCCTGGATGCTCAGCTTCTATGCCCGAGTCTTCTTCACTTACATGCCGCTGCTGGGGCTGAAAGGCTTCCTATGTCTTTTCTTCATTGTCAG GTTCCTGGAGAGCAACTGGTTTGTGTGGGTGACGCAGATGAACCATATCCCCATGCACATTGATCATGACCGGAATGTGGACTGGGTCTCCACCCAG CTACAGGCTACCTGCAACGTTCACCAGTCAGCCTTCAACAACTGGTTCAGTGGCCACCTCAATTTCCAGATTGAACACCA CCTCTTCCCTACCATGCCTCGACACAACTACCACAAGGTGGCACCCCTGGTACAATCTCTGTGTGCCAAGTACGGCATCAAGTATGAGTCCAAGCCCCTGCTCACGGCCTTCGCGGACATTGTTTA CTCCCTGAAGGAGTCAGGACAGCTCTGGCTGGATGCTTACCTTCACCAATAG